Genomic window (Methanoculleus thermophilus):
CCCGGGCTCTCCTGGCCGGTTCGGTCGTGCCGCTCACAGAGGATCTTCGCGCCAAACTTCTTGCCGAGATCGAGGAATACGCATCGCAGGGGCTCCGATTGCTCGGAGCGGCATACCGCCCGCTCCCCGCGGGCCTTGAGTGGACCGAGGATTCGGTTGAGCAGGACCTGATCTTTCTTGGGTTTGCCGGGATCGTCGATCCACCGCGCCCGGAGGCGGCGGAGGCGATCCGGCTCTGCAAGAGCGCCGGGATAGACGTGATCATGATCACGGGCGACAACCCGCTGACCGCGTATACCATCGCCAAGAACCTCGGCCTCTCGAGCGAAGGAGCGCTGACCGGGGCCGATCTCGAGTCTATGAGCGATGAGGACCTTGAGCGGCGTCTCCGGACGACGAAGGTCCTCTCCCGGGTCACGGCGGAGCATAAACTCCGGGTGATCGATGTTCTCTCCAAAGACCAGGCGGTCATCGCCATGACCGGCGACGGCGTCAACGATGCACCAGCACTAAAGAAAGCAAGCATCGGGATAGCCATGGGGATCAAGGGAACGGACGTGGCGAAGGAGTCAAGCGACATGGTGCTCGTGGACGACAACTTCGCAAGCATCGTCGCCGGCGTCGAGGAGGGACGGCGGGAGTACGACAACATCTCCCGGTTCACCCGCTATCTCCTCTCCTCGAACGTCGGGGAACTCGTCGCGATCGTCGGGGGGATCCTCCTCGGCCTGCCCCTCATCCTCATCCCCGTCCAGATTCTCTGGATAAACCTCGTCACCGACGGCCTTACAGCCCTTGCTCTCGGCCTTGAGCCTGCCGAGCGGGACGTCATGCAGAGAAAGCCGCGCGATCCGGGAGAGGCCATCCTCACACGGAGCGCATATCTTGTCATCTCCATCCTCGGGATATGGCTCGGTCTTCTGACCATCTATGTATTCTCCGGCCTCTATGAGATCGACCTCGACCGTGCACGGACGATGGCGTTCACCGGGCTTATCATATTCGAACTCTACAACGTGCTGAACTTCCGGTCGTTTCGGTTCCCGCTCCACCAGATCGGGTTCTTCTCAAACCCCACCCTGCTCCTTGCGATCCTCGGGGGTCTCGCTCTCCAGGCAGTGGTCGTCTACGTCCCTATCTTCAACACCTTCCTCGGGACCGCGCCGCTCACCCTGGCCGACTGGGGTCTGCTTGCACTCCTCGGCCTGCCGGTCCTGATCGCGGGAGAGGCCTACAAGGTCATCCGGCTGCGGGCCGGAAAGGGGGCCGAAGCCCCTCCCGTTCCGGCCTGAGCCTATTTACTTAAAAATCCTGCCGAACCCGGGTTTTGCTCTTCCGGAATGGCGGGTTTGCCTTTACGAGGGCAGAGCAGACCGGCATGATTATAGGAAGACCGTGCCTACTTGAATTTTACAGTCTGACCTTCTTGGGGAGTTCTATGTTTGTCCTTCAGTCTCTCTCAACGTGTCATGCCAAACTGGGTTCCTACCGTTGCCGGGGTGGCGGATCATGATCGTCGGCCCGGAATTGATCGCCATCGCGGTCTTCCTCTTCACTTACGCGCTCATCATCGACGAGCGGATCCACCGTGCGGTGGTCGCGATGCTCGGCGCCTCGATCGTCGTCCTCCTCCACATCGTCCCCTGGGAGATGATTCCGGAGTACATCGATCTCGGAACCATCTTCCTCCTGATTGGAATGATGATCATCGTCAATACCGCCCGTGGAAGCGGTCTTTTTGAGTATATCGCCATCAAGACCGCAAAACTTGCAAAAGGGAGCCCGATGCGGGTGCTGATCCTCTTCTCGATCGTAACCGGCCTTACGAGCGCGTTCCTCGACAACGTCACGACGGTCCTCCTCATCACTCCGATGCTCCTCTACGTCGCAAGCGTCATGAAGACCAGCCCCATGCCCTTCCTGATCGCCGAGATCTTTGCTTCCAACATCGGCGGCGCGGCGACCCTCATCGGTGATCCCCCGAACATCATGATCGGTTCGGCCGCCGGTCTGACGTTCAACGAGTTCATCATCAACATGGCGCCGATGATGGCCGTCAACCTACTTGTCGTCCTTGGGCTCCTCGCCCTGATCTATCGAAAAGATCTCCACGTCTCTCCCGATGAACGGGAGAGTATCGAGAGGACGTTTGCGGAGTTGAAAGATCGGGAGGCCATCCGCGACTGGTCGCTCTTTAAAAAGTCGGTCATCGTCATCGCGCTCGTCATCGGGATGTTCTTCATCCATGACCAGCTTGGTCTTGAGCCCGCTCTCGTCGCCTTGATCGGTGCATCGATCCTCCTCTTCTGGAGCAGGCAGTCGCCGGAGGAGATCTTTGAGAAGATCGAGTGGCCTGCCCTCTTCTTCTTCGGCGGGCTCTTCGTCGTCGTCGGGGCCCTCGTCGAGACCGGGGTCATCGCGAGTGTCGCCCAGTTCGTTGTCGAGAACGTCCACTCGGAGGGCGAGGCCATCCTGATCATCGCTTGGTTCTCGGCGATCGCTTCAGCAATCGTCGACAACATCCCGCTCACCGCCACCCTGATCCCCCTGATCCAGGATATGAGCGTGGCGATGGATATCTATCCGCTCTGGTGGGCGCTTTCGCTCGGCGCCTGCCTGGGCGGGAACGGCACGGTCATAGGGGCGTCGGCAAACGTCGTCGTCCTCGGGATTGCCGCACGGAATGGTTACTCCATCTCGTTTATGGAATTCTTGAAGATCGGAA
Coding sequences:
- a CDS encoding ArsB/NhaD family transporter, which codes for MIVGPELIAIAVFLFTYALIIDERIHRAVVAMLGASIVVLLHIVPWEMIPEYIDLGTIFLLIGMMIIVNTARGSGLFEYIAIKTAKLAKGSPMRVLILFSIVTGLTSAFLDNVTTVLLITPMLLYVASVMKTSPMPFLIAEIFASNIGGAATLIGDPPNIMIGSAAGLTFNEFIINMAPMMAVNLLVVLGLLALIYRKDLHVSPDERESIERTFAELKDREAIRDWSLFKKSVIVIALVIGMFFIHDQLGLEPALVALIGASILLFWSRQSPEEIFEKIEWPALFFFGGLFVVVGALVETGVIASVAQFVVENVHSEGEAILIIAWFSAIASAIVDNIPLTATLIPLIQDMSVAMDIYPLWWALSLGACLGGNGTVIGASANVVVLGIAARNGYSISFMEFLKIGMLVLFITVAIGTAFLWFNYVVL